The Bos javanicus breed banteng chromosome 18, ARS-OSU_banteng_1.0, whole genome shotgun sequence genome has a segment encoding these proteins:
- the LOC133229487 gene encoding putative killer cell immunoglobulin-like receptor like protein KIR3DP1, which yields MRPTLLSLLSLGEYVKLSLSAWPSPVVPLGQTVTLQCHSRSPLKRFILFKTDGRRGLPQFQGYYFNNFTLGPVTREHAGSYTCSGAYWSAHSDPLQIVVTGVFTKPSISAHPGPLVQVAENVTLRCHSPVVCDKFILHQESSTGHFQRRGEMLTSGHAPADFVIGPMTLASAGTYRCYSSLSSSPYEWSAPSDPVDIVITGRSKKPSLSAQGGPVVRSGENVTLVCSSERAFDQFHLLMEGEDLGRLLAGGRGHRGALQAEFPLGPGIPAHSGIYRCYGSFTRSPYSWSDSSDPLFLSVTGSTTSTCPSTMEPHTTEEAQLPQAHSCTWYIFLGLIIAFTSTSILLAALVCHWFSTQNHVAIMEGEPMEDRTVNGEDSAVEDVIYAHLDLGTLSERRFTPTPLRPVHPSTEPIIYEEFDANRDHAEP from the exons ATGCGCCCCACACTCCTCAGCCTCCTGAGTCTCG GTGAATATGTGAAGCTGTCTTTGTCCGCCTGGCCAAGCCCCGTGGTTCCCTTAGGACAGACTGTGACTCTTCAGTGTCACTCCCGTTCTCCACTTAAGAGATTCATACTGTTCAAAACAGATGGGAGAAGGGGTTTGCCTCAGTTCCAGGGATATTATTTCAACAACTTCACCCTTGGCCCTGTGACCAGAGAACATGCCGGGTCCTACACGTGTTCTGGAGCCTACTGGTCTGCACACAGTGATCCCCTGCAGATTGTGGTCACAG GTGTGTTCACAAAACCCTCCATCTCAGCCCACCCAGGACCCCTCGTGCAGGTGGCAGAGAATGTGACCCTCCGCTGTCACTCACCGGTGGTGTGTGACAAGTTTATCCTGCACCAGGAAAGCAGCACAGGGCATTTCCAGAGACGTGGAGAGATGCTCACTAGTGGGCATGCCCCAGCTGACTTTGTCATTGGCCCTATGACTTTGGCAAGTGCGGGCACCTACAGATGCTACAGCTCACTCAGCAGCTCCCCCTATGAGTGGTCAGCCCCCAGCGACCCTGTGGACATTGTCATCACAG GTCGGTCCAAGAAACCCTCTCTCTCAGCCCAGGGGGGCCCCGTGGTGAGGTCAGGAGAGAACGTGACCTTGGTCTGCAGCTCCGAGAGAGCCTTTGACCAGTTCCATCTGCTCATGGAGGGTGAGGACCTTGGGCGACTGCTCGCTGGAGGGCGGGGCCACCGCGGAGCCCTCCAGGCAGAGTTCCCTCTGGGTCCTGGGATCCCGGCCCACAGCGGGATCTACAGGTGCTATGGCTCTTTCACTCGCTCTCCCTACTCGTGGTCAGACTCCAGCGACCCACTGTTCCTGTCTGTCACAG gatccACTACAAGTACTTGCCCATCAACCATGGAACCACACACCACAGAAG AAGCACAGCTTCCTCAAGCACACTCCTGCACATGGTACATTTTCCTTGGGCTCATCATAGCCTTCACCTCTACCAGCATCCTCCTCGCTGCTCTTGTCTGTCACTGGTTTTCTACCCAAAATC ATGTTGCCATCATGGAAGGAGAGCCCATGGAAGACAGAACAGTGAATGGCGAG GACTCTGCAGTAGAAGATGTGATATACGCTCACTTGGACCTCGGGACCCTCTCTGAGAGACGGTTCACTCCCACTCCCCTGAGGCCCGTGCACCCCTCCACTGAGCCCATTATTTATGAGGAATTCGATGCAAACCGAGACCATGCTGAGCCCTGA
- the LOC133229488 gene encoding putative killer cell immunoglobulin-like receptor-like protein KIR3DX1, producing MRPTLLSLLSLGFCVSLRIWATVGEYEKLSLSAWPSPVVPLGQTVTLQCHSRSPLKRFILFKTDGRRGLPQFQGYYFNNFTLGPVTREHAGSYTCSRAYWSAHSDPLQIVVTGVFTKPSISAHPGPLVQVAENVTLRCHSPVVCDKFILHQESSTGHFQRRGEMLTSGHAPADFVIGPMTLASAGTYRCYSSLSSSPYEWSAPSDPVDIVITGRSKKPSLSAQGGPVVRSGENVTLVCSSERAFDQFHLLMEGEDLGRLLAGGRGHCGALQAEFPLGPGIPAHSGIYRCYGSFTGSPYSWSDSSDPLFLSVTGSTTSTCPSTMEPHTTEGKQDGLLSQQIYEKTEGSCVNKHGFLKTTPASCTFSLGSP from the exons ATGCGCCCCACACTCCTCAGCCTCCTGAGTCTCG GATTCTGTGTGAGTCTGAGGATCTGGGCAACTGTAG GTGAATATGAGAAGCTGTCTTTGTCCGCCTGGCCAAGCCCCGTGGTTCCCTTAGGACAGACTGTGACTCTTCAGTGTCACTCCCGTTCTCCACTTAAGAGATTCATACTGTTCAAAACAGATGGGAGAAGGGGTTTGCCTCAGTTCCAGGGATATTATTTCAACAACTTCACCCTTGGCCCTGTGACCAGAGAACATGCCGGGTCCTACACGTGTTCTAGAGCCTACTGGTCTGCACACAGTGATCCCCTGCAGATTGTGGTCACAG GTGTGTTCACAAAACCCTCCATCTCAGCCCACCCAGGACCCCTCGTGCAGGTGGCAGAGAATGTGACCCTCCGCTGTCACTCACCGGTGGTGTGTGACAAGTTTATCCTGCACCAGGAAAGCAGCACAGGGCATTTCCAGAGACGTGGAGAGATGCTCACTAGTGGGCATGCCCCAGCTGACTTTGTCATTGGCCCTATGACTTTGGCAAGTGCGGGCACCTACAGATGCTACAGCTCACTCAGCAGCTCCCCCTATGAGTGGTCAGCCCCCAGCGACCCTGTGGACATTGTCATCACAG GTCGGTCCAAGAAACCCTCTCTCTCAGCCCAGGGGGGCCCCGTGGTGAGGTCAGGAGAGAACGTGACCTTGGTCTGCAGCTCCGAGAGAGCCTTTGACCAGTTCCATCTGCTCATGGAGGGTGAGGACCTTGGGCGACTGCTCGCTGGAGGGCGGGGCCACTGCGGAGCCCTCCAGGCAGAGTTCCCTCTGGGTCCTGGGATCCCGGCCCACAGCGGGATCTACAGGTGCTATGGCTCTTTCACTGGCTCTCCCTACTCGTGGTCAGACTCCAGCGACCCACTGTTCCTGTCTGTCACAG gatccACTACAAGTACTTGCCCATCAACCATGGAACCACACACCACAGAAGGTAAGCAAGATGGTCTCCTATCTCAGCAAATTTATGAGAAGACAGAGGGGTCCTGTGTGAAT AAGCATGGCTTCCTCAAGACCACTCCAGCCAGCTGCACCTTCTCCTTAGGCTCTCCGTAG